The Leptospira bourretii genome has a window encoding:
- a CDS encoding ATP-binding protein, whose translation MIPKRAEVGSLLYEWNGTKEIQVEVGIRRGLPYFQILGSATLSTKESKDRIRLALEASGYQFPLETIIINLKPAHIPKRMVCLDLAIAVGILLATEQIQIPETQILFLGGLGLDGSILGGKELLPYLWQNQKQMGASLCLPRSLEKETLPDGQYYFLENLDGLRELKISIPDTRDLPSSPSEPLTWNEVHLDPYQMKVFQGLLYSVLGKHHSLLLGSPGSGKTMLHRMLESLLPVKETRDQKSQGIWTLEGEFEIPSNKRPFRSPHHSATEVGLVGGGLPFQPGEISKAFGGILYLDEALEFKDRILESLRMPMEDSYLEIVRMNEKTKLKTDFTLMLSANPCPCGNYHSHQTCHCSLQRIRLYLQKISGAFLDRITVFQTLFETSNDRCIKLEEFKMRQILLERFEFRNTNLIPEEEDKKIQKTLDTENQTKQLSLRKKKQIISLARTIADWNLSPRTKEVHIWEAVDYCIGYQWIYSLG comes from the coding sequence GTGATCCCCAAACGCGCAGAAGTTGGTAGCCTGTTATATGAATGGAATGGGACAAAAGAAATCCAAGTGGAGGTTGGGATCCGAAGAGGACTTCCCTATTTCCAAATTTTGGGTTCTGCGACACTATCCACCAAAGAATCCAAAGATCGCATCCGTTTGGCTCTGGAGGCATCAGGATACCAGTTCCCACTCGAAACCATCATCATCAATTTAAAGCCGGCTCATATCCCGAAAAGGATGGTTTGCCTGGACCTAGCCATTGCAGTGGGAATCCTCCTTGCAACAGAGCAAATCCAAATTCCCGAAACCCAGATCCTTTTTTTGGGAGGGTTAGGACTTGATGGATCGATTCTCGGAGGAAAGGAACTATTGCCCTATCTTTGGCAAAACCAGAAACAAATGGGGGCTTCCCTCTGCCTGCCTCGTTCTTTGGAAAAAGAAACTCTACCCGATGGCCAGTATTACTTCCTCGAAAACCTGGATGGACTTCGTGAACTAAAAATCTCGATACCCGACACTCGGGACCTGCCTTCCTCACCCTCAGAGCCTCTGACTTGGAACGAAGTACATTTAGATCCTTACCAAATGAAAGTCTTTCAAGGGCTTTTGTATTCTGTTCTTGGAAAACACCATAGCCTCCTTTTGGGTAGCCCCGGTTCTGGAAAAACGATGCTCCATAGAATGTTAGAATCATTATTACCTGTAAAAGAAACAAGAGACCAAAAGAGCCAAGGGATTTGGACTTTGGAAGGAGAGTTCGAAATTCCCTCGAACAAACGCCCTTTTCGTTCCCCTCACCATTCTGCGACAGAAGTGGGCCTTGTGGGAGGAGGACTTCCCTTCCAACCAGGAGAAATCTCTAAAGCCTTCGGAGGAATTTTATACTTGGACGAAGCCTTGGAATTCAAAGACAGAATTCTAGAAAGCCTCAGAATGCCTATGGAAGATTCGTATTTGGAAATTGTAAGGATGAATGAAAAAACAAAGTTAAAAACTGATTTTACCTTAATGTTATCGGCAAACCCCTGCCCCTGTGGAAATTACCATAGTCACCAAACTTGTCATTGTTCCTTACAAAGAATTCGTCTCTATTTACAAAAAATAAGTGGGGCTTTTTTGGATCGAATCACCGTCTTTCAAACGTTATTCGAAACATCAAATGATCGGTGTATCAAATTAGAAGAATTTAAAATGAGACAAATTCTGCTGGAACGATTTGAATTTAGAAATACAAATCTCATTCCAGAAGAAGAAGATAAAAAAATTCAAAAAACTCTGGATACAGAAAATCAAACCAAACAACTGTCCTTACGAAAGAAAAAACAAATCATATCTTTAGCAAGAACCATTGCAGATTGGAATCTATCCCCCCGAACCAAGGAAGTACATATTTGGGAGGCCGTTGACTATTGTATCGGATACCAATGGATTTATAGTTTGGGTTAA
- a CDS encoding type II secretion system-associated lipoprotein: MPFVLLLVFSHCSQRLIKKERLREINEYYDGKTYALQEEIKFSQTEVWKKGTLVKIYIESTPSLLKLKVYPIAESRESSVGKLAAYIINDDIKKKQYDLEDVEEWVSKKFTLVEPSVKKTKK, translated from the coding sequence ATTCCCTTCGTTCTTCTCCTTGTGTTCAGTCATTGTTCCCAAAGGTTGATCAAAAAAGAAAGATTAAGGGAAATCAATGAATACTATGATGGAAAGACATATGCTTTACAAGAGGAGATCAAATTTTCCCAAACAGAAGTTTGGAAAAAAGGAACTCTTGTTAAGATTTATATCGAATCCACACCTTCTCTATTGAAATTGAAGGTGTATCCCATTGCGGAGTCTAGAGAGTCTTCTGTGGGAAAATTGGCAGCCTATATCATCAATGATGATATAAAAAAGAAGCAGTATGACTTGGAAGATGTGGAAGAATGGGTTTCTAAAAAATTCACTCTTGTCGAACCCAGTGTCAAAAAAACAAAGAAATAA
- a CDS encoding peptidoglycan DD-metalloendopeptidase family protein, with product MKVLRLVTFSLLVLFGSGLLANPFQKIHSEINESLPGGESGMFRLFGSQSQDSEVHKLFSAGVNVSSDEEEVELASLDLPKYIDVSPVVSNTVVHESGIIVKKYTVQKKDNLSKIARSFSIELAKLKKHNGLASDQLKIGQVLEVPVQVKNASSSRVVLKKIFIMPVPQSRVTSRFGRRVDPFNKYNRVYHTGLDLAAKVGAPVLSAADGEVVFTGRNGGYGNSVTIQHKNGYKTVYAHCSQILVEVGETVKMGRVVALVGRTGTATGAHLHFEVFRNGKIMNPESALSITEKQVTRLPKSEVAGM from the coding sequence GTGAAAGTTCTCCGGTTGGTAACATTTTCTCTTTTGGTTCTTTTTGGATCCGGGCTTCTCGCAAACCCTTTCCAAAAAATCCATTCCGAAATCAATGAATCTCTCCCCGGTGGAGAATCTGGGATGTTTCGTCTCTTTGGTTCTCAATCCCAAGATTCCGAAGTTCATAAACTCTTTTCTGCCGGTGTCAATGTTTCTTCTGATGAAGAGGAAGTGGAACTAGCTTCTCTTGATTTACCCAAATACATTGATGTGTCGCCCGTTGTGAGTAATACCGTCGTTCACGAATCCGGAATCATTGTAAAAAAATATACAGTACAAAAAAAAGACAACCTATCAAAGATTGCCCGTTCTTTTTCTATTGAATTGGCCAAATTAAAGAAACACAACGGACTTGCCAGTGACCAGTTGAAGATTGGCCAAGTTTTGGAAGTTCCTGTACAAGTAAAAAATGCTTCTTCTTCCAGAGTGGTTCTCAAAAAAATCTTCATTATGCCTGTACCACAAAGCCGAGTGACTTCCCGGTTTGGACGACGTGTGGATCCTTTTAATAAATACAATCGAGTCTATCATACGGGACTTGATCTTGCTGCCAAAGTAGGAGCTCCCGTTTTATCTGCTGCCGACGGAGAAGTGGTTTTTACAGGTCGCAACGGCGGGTATGGAAATTCAGTTACCATCCAACATAAAAATGGTTATAAAACAGTTTACGCCCATTGTTCACAGATTTTAGTTGAGGTTGGGGAAACGGTGAAGATGGGTCGTGTGGTTGCTCTCGTCGGAAGGACGGGAACGGCAACAGGGGCACATTTGCATTTTGAAGTGTTTCGAAACGGGAAAATTATGAATCCTGAATCCGCTTTAAGCATCACGGAAAAACAAGTCACAAGACTCCCTAAATCTGAAGTAGCCGGAATGTAA
- a CDS encoding general secretion pathway protein GspC, whose protein sequence is MNLILQRIQSSQFLTLIPAVLLFSFSLAYLLKLVLLLLFSTETGISVAGNTRPKQMRQEVILAVSTYEDIVTGNLIRGQVYDPNDATKRGADGTPLDPEIAQDNGEDDQMLVTGTLSGHWSFARVTIREKQNNDSEEYGTGEMVGGYKVQTIEQHYVVLKKGGLSLRVNIGETPAQAKERIRPKDAASVSSLGPSSQTVQKVLSREDVNRKLKDPNTIYKNARFGPHLVDGKIEGYKIYQVAKDHVFYSLGARGGDIIKRVNGMPLNETEKMLEIWGSIKQAPKITVDLERQGKIITYEFIIRN, encoded by the coding sequence ATGAATCTAATCCTTCAAAGAATCCAGTCGAGTCAGTTTTTGACATTGATTCCGGCGGTTTTACTCTTTTCTTTTTCTCTTGCCTATTTATTGAAGTTGGTCCTTCTCCTTTTGTTTTCCACAGAAACCGGGATCAGCGTTGCAGGTAACACTCGTCCCAAACAAATGCGCCAAGAAGTGATTTTGGCAGTGAGTACCTACGAAGACATCGTTACGGGAAATTTGATTCGCGGCCAAGTATATGATCCAAATGACGCCACCAAACGCGGGGCAGATGGCACACCGCTAGATCCAGAAATTGCTCAGGACAATGGAGAGGATGACCAGATGCTTGTCACAGGGACACTTTCAGGTCATTGGTCATTTGCACGAGTGACCATCCGAGAAAAACAAAACAATGATTCGGAAGAATATGGAACGGGTGAAATGGTGGGTGGATACAAAGTCCAAACCATCGAACAACATTATGTGGTTCTAAAAAAAGGTGGGCTTAGCCTTCGAGTGAATATTGGCGAAACTCCCGCCCAAGCCAAAGAACGAATCCGTCCGAAAGATGCAGCTTCGGTTTCAAGTTTAGGGCCATCCAGCCAAACGGTTCAAAAAGTTCTTTCCCGAGAAGACGTAAACAGGAAATTGAAGGACCCGAATACTATCTATAAAAATGCAAGGTTTGGTCCTCATTTAGTAGACGGAAAGATCGAGGGTTACAAGATCTATCAGGTGGCAAAAGACCATGTGTTTTATTCCCTCGGTGCTCGTGGCGGGGATATCATCAAACGTGTCAATGGAATGCCACTGAACGAAACAGAGAAAATGTTGGAAATTTGGGGTTCGATCAAACAAGCTCCGAAAATTACAGTGGATTTAGAGAGACAAGGCAAAATAATCACATATGAATTTATCATTCGGAATTAA
- the gspD gene encoding type II secretion system secretin GspD, whose product MRNRLPLVVLSICLYVFVTPGFSQEKGKPKTKSSPEPASFTADWRDTELKDFLMGMSAIIKRNILIDDAVKGKKVTIISQKRVKIEDAYGFMKSVLETQGFGLIEENDLIKVVKIKDALAKSPIVRIGKDPVSESEVSLNKTITQIVPLEFSNAVELEPILKRVTSPDTDIIIPKNQNTLIFSGSTSDINKLLKLVDNLDIRVDGPGSISSAGDIHIYTLEYNEAEKLAAILVKLDMPDAPTAPAPSGQPGEPGPDGKPTPPPQPVAQQAKVPGKQDKIKAVAHKESNSLIVTATPQEWEEIKKIIKILDTPRKQVLLEVLIVELTSTDLNDFGIDWRYQELAYGQFNTGLAATGGVIDKNGRPTNVNTLSGFSLGFIRRGGQQIIGILNANSTNENFNVLSAPQILTLDNQEAEINVGQDVPVRTQNRNAGLGGDNAVTVANFEYRPTGIKLKFTPHINKNNRITLDLYQEIKNVAGISSEATGGNPTFNKRDIKTTIVVDNIQTIVIGGLLSNDKQKKVQKIPILGEIPLLGTLFRRTTNQNRKTNLMVFLTPHILDDRDKSDRMTIQKKNEQERMVDEREKKLR is encoded by the coding sequence ATGAGAAATCGTCTTCCTTTAGTAGTACTTAGTATTTGCCTTTATGTATTTGTGACACCGGGCTTTTCCCAGGAAAAGGGAAAACCTAAAACAAAATCTTCCCCGGAGCCTGCAAGTTTTACTGCCGATTGGAGAGATACGGAACTCAAAGATTTCCTTATGGGGATGAGTGCGATCATCAAAAGAAACATCTTGATTGATGATGCGGTCAAAGGAAAAAAAGTAACGATCATTTCTCAGAAACGAGTGAAAATTGAAGATGCCTATGGGTTTATGAAATCCGTTTTAGAAACCCAAGGTTTCGGACTGATTGAAGAAAATGATCTTATCAAAGTAGTCAAAATCAAAGATGCACTTGCTAAGTCTCCGATTGTACGAATTGGAAAAGATCCGGTTTCTGAATCTGAAGTTTCACTGAATAAAACCATCACACAAATTGTTCCCTTAGAATTTTCAAATGCGGTGGAACTAGAGCCAATCCTTAAAAGGGTTACTTCTCCTGATACAGATATCATCATTCCTAAAAACCAAAACACATTGATTTTTTCCGGTTCTACCTCTGATATCAATAAGTTACTGAAGTTAGTGGATAACTTGGATATCAGAGTGGATGGACCTGGATCCATTTCTTCTGCTGGTGATATTCATATTTATACCTTGGAATACAACGAAGCAGAAAAACTTGCTGCAATCCTTGTAAAGTTGGATATGCCTGATGCACCAACGGCACCAGCACCAAGTGGTCAACCAGGAGAACCTGGACCCGATGGAAAACCGACTCCACCTCCACAACCTGTGGCACAACAAGCTAAAGTTCCAGGCAAACAGGATAAAATCAAAGCTGTGGCACATAAAGAGTCCAACTCTCTGATTGTGACGGCAACTCCCCAAGAATGGGAAGAAATCAAAAAAATTATAAAAATTCTAGATACACCCAGAAAACAAGTGTTACTTGAGGTTTTGATTGTTGAGTTAACATCTACGGATCTTAATGACTTCGGGATCGATTGGCGTTACCAAGAGTTGGCTTATGGACAGTTTAACACGGGTCTTGCGGCAACTGGTGGGGTCATCGATAAAAACGGGCGACCGACTAATGTAAACACACTTTCTGGATTTTCACTTGGGTTCATTCGTCGTGGGGGCCAACAGATCATTGGTATTTTAAATGCAAACTCTACCAATGAAAATTTTAACGTTTTATCTGCTCCTCAAATTTTGACCTTGGATAACCAAGAGGCAGAGATCAATGTGGGGCAAGATGTTCCTGTGAGAACACAAAACCGTAACGCAGGTCTTGGTGGAGACAACGCTGTCACAGTAGCCAACTTCGAATACCGCCCAACAGGGATTAAACTCAAATTCACTCCCCATATTAATAAAAATAATCGAATCACTTTAGATCTTTACCAAGAGATTAAAAACGTAGCAGGGATTTCTTCGGAAGCAACGGGAGGAAACCCAACCTTTAACAAACGTGATATCAAAACTACCATCGTTGTAGACAATATCCAAACCATTGTGATTGGGGGATTACTTTCCAATGACAAACAAAAGAAAGTGCAAAAGATTCCCATTTTAGGTGAGATTCCACTTCTTGGAACTTTATTCCGAAGGACTACCAATCAAAATCGTAAAACCAATTTGATGGTATTTTTAACTCCTCATATTCTAGACGACCGCGATAAATCGGATCGTATGACCATCCAAAAGAAAAATGAACAAGAAAGGATGGTCGACGAACGAGAAAAGAAATTACGATGA
- the gspE gene encoding type II secretion system ATPase GspE: MRKSLGQILLEDGILTVKDLEDISKQQEKTNLPITHIIQKKGLASETDILKALAKLHRIEFIDKLEFVGNEDVFGKIPLKLVQRSKIVPVSVKGKKVIVATCDPTDLHPMDDMRSFLKGYEIQFVLATENEIMRIIHSQFDKTTAEAKEMMDEMDGSFGDLSDAFESDALDLSNEAPIIKMVNVILSQAVSERASDIHVEPFEKSVVVRYRVDGVLQKVLSPPKSYLAGISTRIKIMSNLNIAENRLPQDGRIKLRLAGKDVDVRVSIIPCQFGERIVMRILNKTDQKYSIETMGFNKEILNDFKHLIYKPYGIILVTGPTGSGKSTTLYSALSEINTEERNIITCEDPVEYQMDGISQMQMNEKIGLTFAAGLRSILRQDPDVVMVGEIRDEETARIAIQASLTGHLVFSTLHTNDASSAVTRLVDMGIEPYLITSSVLGFMAQRLVRVICKDCKTSYKPTDKDLAGLGIQRKELKNGVLYRGKGCSSCLNSGYKGRTGLYELLTMNDEIKRAILQGADSNRIKELAVKNGLSTLQDYGKYKVIEGVTTPEEVLRVS, from the coding sequence ATGAGAAAGAGTTTAGGCCAAATCCTATTAGAAGATGGGATCCTTACCGTAAAGGATCTCGAAGATATTTCCAAACAACAGGAAAAAACGAATCTTCCCATCACTCATATCATCCAAAAAAAAGGTCTCGCTTCTGAAACTGACATTCTAAAGGCCCTGGCAAAACTCCATCGTATTGAGTTTATCGACAAACTTGAGTTTGTTGGAAATGAGGATGTGTTTGGAAAAATTCCCCTAAAACTTGTCCAACGTTCTAAAATAGTGCCTGTTTCTGTCAAAGGCAAAAAAGTAATCGTTGCCACTTGTGATCCGACAGATCTCCATCCAATGGATGATATGAGATCTTTCCTAAAAGGATACGAAATCCAGTTCGTTCTCGCCACCGAAAACGAAATTATGAGAATCATCCATTCTCAGTTCGACAAAACCACTGCCGAAGCAAAAGAGATGATGGATGAAATGGATGGAAGTTTCGGAGATCTTTCCGATGCTTTTGAATCCGATGCACTCGATTTATCCAATGAAGCTCCCATCATTAAGATGGTGAACGTGATTTTATCACAAGCTGTTTCGGAAAGAGCTTCCGATATTCACGTAGAACCATTTGAAAAATCTGTAGTAGTCAGATATCGTGTGGATGGGGTTTTGCAAAAGGTTTTGAGCCCACCTAAATCATATTTGGCGGGTATTTCTACTCGTATAAAAATTATGTCGAATCTAAACATTGCGGAAAACCGTTTGCCGCAAGATGGTAGAATCAAACTTAGATTAGCAGGGAAAGATGTAGATGTTCGGGTTTCCATCATCCCTTGTCAGTTTGGAGAGCGCATTGTAATGCGTATTTTAAACAAAACGGACCAAAAGTATTCGATTGAAACTATGGGTTTTAATAAAGAAATCCTAAATGATTTTAAACATTTAATCTACAAACCATATGGGATTATTTTAGTAACAGGTCCGACAGGTTCCGGTAAATCTACGACACTTTATTCCGCACTTTCCGAAATCAATACAGAAGAGAGAAATATCATTACTTGCGAAGATCCAGTGGAATACCAAATGGATGGGATTTCTCAGATGCAAATGAACGAAAAAATTGGCCTTACCTTTGCAGCCGGCCTTCGTTCCATCCTTCGTCAAGATCCGGATGTGGTGATGGTAGGGGAGATCCGTGATGAGGAGACGGCAAGGATTGCCATCCAAGCCTCACTCACGGGGCATTTAGTGTTTTCGACCTTACATACGAATGATGCTTCTTCGGCAGTGACAAGACTTGTGGATATGGGAATCGAACCTTACCTCATTACAAGTTCTGTTTTGGGTTTTATGGCCCAAAGGCTTGTTCGTGTGATTTGTAAGGATTGCAAAACTAGTTACAAACCTACTGATAAAGATTTAGCGGGTCTTGGAATCCAAAGAAAAGAATTAAAAAATGGTGTTTTGTACAGGGGGAAAGGTTGTTCTTCTTGTCTAAATTCTGGATACAAAGGCCGAACTGGTTTGTATGAACTTCTCACCATGAACGATGAAATCAAACGTGCGATTTTGCAAGGAGCCGATTCCAATCGGATCAAGGAACTGGCAGTAAAAAATGGCCTTTCCACTTTGCAAGATTACGGTAAATATAAAGTGATTGAGGGTGTTACTACCCCAGAAGAAGTCCTTCGGGTATCTTAG
- a CDS encoding type II secretion system F family protein: MPLYTYVAFNRKGKEEKNIIDAPNLQAARNKLKAKGLYVRSIQEDREKEERELFPFLSKLLYRIPRKEVGLFCKQLGTLLGAGIPLDKCLLSIIDQVENIYFKKVLIEMRADITEGMSLSESMKKHKTVFPDQYPSLISVGESTGNYENTLHRLAELEEKSSELKSKVQVAMIYPMIMGLLSLGVSIFLLVVVIPQIEQLFASFDAKLPLLTRGVIFLSYILTNYWFIILGAIAGGFLSFMKWKSSGEGKKTWDKFLLRLPVIGTLLRKILVSNFARNLSILLLNRVPLIVSLNIVSDVVGHTVFKEEIEAAIIKIKEGGKLSDSLQGSQVLPQMVLGMLSAGEASDKVPEMMNKLSEIYESEVDTAIKSLTQSLEPMMIIVMGGIIFTIMAAIMTPMYKLTQEIQGM, from the coding sequence ATGCCACTTTATACTTATGTTGCATTCAACAGAAAGGGGAAAGAAGAAAAGAATATTATCGATGCCCCGAATCTTCAGGCGGCTCGTAACAAACTAAAGGCGAAAGGGCTTTATGTTCGTTCCATCCAAGAAGATCGTGAAAAAGAAGAAAGAGAACTTTTCCCGTTTTTATCAAAATTATTATATCGAATTCCCAGAAAAGAAGTAGGGTTATTTTGTAAACAACTAGGAACACTACTTGGTGCGGGTATCCCACTTGATAAATGTTTGTTATCGATCATTGACCAAGTGGAAAACATCTACTTCAAAAAAGTTTTGATTGAGATGCGGGCAGACATCACAGAAGGGATGAGTCTTTCTGAGTCCATGAAAAAACATAAAACAGTTTTTCCTGACCAGTATCCAAGTCTAATTTCAGTCGGTGAGTCTACTGGAAATTACGAAAACACCTTGCACCGGTTAGCTGAATTAGAAGAAAAATCTTCTGAATTAAAATCCAAAGTCCAAGTGGCGATGATTTATCCCATGATCATGGGTTTACTTTCCTTAGGTGTTTCCATTTTCCTTCTTGTGGTGGTCATTCCGCAAATTGAACAGTTGTTTGCTTCCTTTGATGCCAAACTTCCCTTACTGACTAGAGGTGTTATTTTTTTATCTTATATTTTGACCAATTATTGGTTTATAATTCTCGGTGCCATTGCCGGTGGGTTCCTCAGTTTTATGAAATGGAAAAGTTCAGGCGAAGGGAAAAAAACTTGGGACAAATTTTTGTTAAGGTTACCGGTGATTGGAACCTTACTTAGAAAAATTTTGGTTTCAAATTTTGCTAGGAATTTATCGATTTTACTTCTGAATCGAGTTCCTCTCATCGTTTCTTTGAACATTGTATCCGATGTTGTAGGCCATACGGTTTTTAAAGAAGAAATTGAAGCGGCAATCATTAAAATCAAAGAGGGCGGGAAACTTTCGGATTCTCTACAAGGATCCCAGGTCCTACCGCAAATGGTTCTTGGGATGCTCAGTGCGGGGGAAGCGTCTGACAAAGTACCCGAAATGATGAATAAACTCTCGGAAATCTACGAATCCGAGGTGGATACGGCAATAAAATCTTTGACCCAATCATTAGAACCAATGATGATCATTGTAATGGGTGGAATTATTTTTACAATCATGGCGGCGATTATGACGCCAATGTACAAACTAACTCAAGAAATCCAGGGGATGTAG
- a CDS encoding type II secretion system protein GspG, with product MKTKGKHRKIREGLTLIEITVVMLILGSLMAILYSSIGNRGEGEKKLKLKNDSAVLKTALERYLEVYDKYPSEEQGLQALIEKPDDDKIGDDYEPIVREKAVLKDPWKTPYVLKFEGAVPQILTLGEDKKEGGEGKNKDFNILSPDDYPAAFR from the coding sequence ATGAAAACTAAAGGGAAACACAGAAAGATACGTGAGGGACTAACTCTAATCGAGATTACCGTGGTAATGCTCATTTTAGGATCTCTTATGGCTATTCTTTACTCCAGTATCGGAAACCGGGGTGAAGGCGAAAAAAAATTGAAGCTTAAAAATGATAGCGCAGTTTTGAAAACGGCACTGGAACGTTATTTAGAAGTGTATGACAAATACCCTTCCGAAGAACAAGGGTTACAAGCTTTAATTGAAAAACCAGACGATGATAAAATCGGTGATGATTACGAACCAATCGTTCGTGAAAAAGCAGTATTAAAAGATCCTTGGAAAACACCTTATGTTTTGAAATTTGAAGGAGCTGTTCCTCAAATTCTCACTTTGGGTGAAGATAAAAAAGAAGGTGGAGAAGGAAAAAATAAAGATTTTAATATCCTTTCACCGGATGATTACCCGGCCGCTTTCCGATAA
- a CDS encoding type II secretion system protein, with protein sequence MVIVGGTLRNLIIPSTEDLAVKLQESFKFGYNKAQLTNQSVLFQYDFEKREYQFFLLKREEGGLEEEAILKKVTLPFYSKIVSVRDLGGKPKSEGKIRIVFTPQGTTTDLFLYVGSDTEIKRTIQIYRYGGKIKIHKTEFFPEPETNQIQKISYGLDERDEQIDSNAKTQPK encoded by the coding sequence ATGGTGATTGTCGGAGGAACGCTTCGTAACCTAATCATCCCTTCTACCGAAGATCTTGCAGTAAAACTGCAAGAATCTTTTAAATTCGGATACAACAAAGCCCAGCTCACAAACCAATCTGTTTTATTCCAATACGACTTTGAAAAAAGAGAATACCAGTTTTTTCTTTTGAAAAGAGAGGAAGGAGGTCTGGAAGAAGAAGCCATTTTAAAGAAGGTTACCTTACCATTTTATTCAAAAATTGTCAGCGTACGTGACTTAGGTGGTAAGCCAAAATCAGAAGGAAAAATTCGAATTGTATTTACTCCTCAAGGAACCACTACTGATTTGTTTTTATACGTTGGCTCCGATACGGAAATTAAAAGAACCATTCAAATCTACCGATATGGTGGAAAAATCAAAATCCATAAAACAGAATTTTTTCCAGAACCAGAAACAAACCAGATCCAGAAAATTTCCTATGGGCTCGATGAAAGAGATGAACAGATAGACTCCAATGCTAAAACCCAACCTAAATAG
- a CDS encoding prepilin-type cleavage/methylation domain-containing protein, with protein sequence MLKPNLNSYLRPAFTLFEVTIAMAMAAMVMTYTYSLIAEGISYQKKAVLLANAVHLAKIKMAQVDSSTTMQTDTSRGSIDAFPGYTFETEIKEEEMDLLKLAGGPNAEALRNKAPKDMLGDKDVGLSDLMKKRGQKKSFETGGVLKVFRVKVSIFYMDGNKKETYSVETFRSTKY encoded by the coding sequence ATGCTAAAACCCAACCTAAATAGTTATCTCCGTCCAGCTTTTACTCTTTTTGAGGTCACAATTGCAATGGCAATGGCAGCAATGGTGATGACTTATACATATTCTCTGATTGCAGAAGGAATTTCTTATCAGAAAAAAGCTGTCCTACTAGCCAACGCAGTCCATTTGGCAAAGATTAAAATGGCTCAGGTTGATTCCTCTACTACCATGCAAACAGATACCTCTCGTGGTTCCATCGATGCCTTCCCTGGATACACTTTCGAAACAGAAATCAAAGAAGAAGAAATGGATCTACTCAAACTTGCAGGTGGTCCGAATGCGGAAGCTCTGCGAAACAAAGCACCGAAAGACATGTTAGGTGATAAAGATGTAGGGCTTAGTGACCTTATGAAAAAAAGAGGTCAGAAAAAAAGTTTTGAAACAGGTGGAGTTTTAAAAGTATTTCGAGTAAAAGTATCCATTTTTTATATGGATGGAAACAAAAAAGAAACATATAGTGTAGAAACATTCAGGAGTACTAAATACTAA
- a CDS encoding type II secretion system protein GspJ, with protein MFVYRHKRGFTLVEISIVVMIMAVIFTGIFSVFYTANKISKKGASNKGANRKDILYAMENIRGTLSRTYFIDNQKRILFVGKQDGVTGTRNDRIVFATSNPNSEEEGQASVREVSFYLRKMPNPKMDGLSYLIRREDEMIDTFPTQGGVEHVLLENVKSFQMKFSERGDKWVDDWNSRTTKKIPRLIRFEIISLVGNAFVKYESLAHPVILYK; from the coding sequence ATGTTTGTTTATCGGCATAAACGTGGATTCACATTGGTGGAGATTTCCATTGTTGTGATGATTATGGCGGTAATTTTTACAGGAATATTCTCTGTATTTTATACAGCGAATAAGATTTCAAAAAAAGGAGCTTCGAACAAAGGAGCTAATCGTAAAGACATCCTTTATGCAATGGAAAATATACGGGGAACACTCTCTAGGACCTATTTTATAGATAATCAAAAGAGAATTTTATTTGTGGGCAAACAAGATGGAGTGACAGGTACAAGAAACGACCGGATTGTATTCGCCACTTCTAATCCCAATTCCGAAGAAGAAGGACAGGCTTCCGTCAGAGAAGTTTCTTTTTATTTGCGAAAGATGCCCAATCCCAAAATGGATGGATTGTCTTATCTAATCCGCCGGGAAGATGAAATGATTGATACCTTTCCAACGCAAGGTGGAGTCGAACATGTATTATTAGAAAATGTAAAAAGTTTTCAAATGAAATTTTCTGAGCGGGGGGATAAATGGGTTGATGATTGGAATTCCCGTACGACCAAAAAAATTCCAAGACTCATTCGGTTTGAAATTATATCACTAGTGGGGAATGCCTTTGTTAAATATGAATCGCTGGCGCATCCGGTTATCCTCTACAAATAA